One part of the Salinivirga cyanobacteriivorans genome encodes these proteins:
- the hemW gene encoding radical SAM family heme chaperone HemW — protein sequence MAGIYIHYPFCKSRCYYCDFYTITDSSLKPPFYEALLYEISLRKDFLKQEPIETIYFGGGTPSLLDPAKVNQVLETIHKHFTVVDLPEITIEINPDDVSKYYAKQLNQTQVNRVSLGIQAFYNYHLRLMNRRHKVMGALKAVDILQAEGYDNISIDLIYGLPEMTKAEWEKTLNKAVKMNIQHISAYHLTYEEGTVFDKLRKNGTLIPPDEDISLWQFNTMTDFLENNDFIQYEISNFGKMGRFSKHNINYWQNKPYLGLGPAAHSFDGESRYWNISDISKYLRIERKNDDIREKEILTASDRFNEYLMTGLRTYWGIDIAHIEQHFPDKNSDGLLKTIGKYIESGHIKAEGNKYYLTRKGMFISDKITAELFV from the coding sequence ATGGCAGGTATCTACATACATTATCCTTTTTGCAAATCGCGCTGTTACTACTGTGATTTTTATACCATTACAGATTCCAGCCTGAAGCCTCCTTTCTATGAAGCACTTCTTTATGAAATCAGTTTGCGCAAAGACTTCCTGAAGCAGGAACCAATTGAAACAATTTATTTTGGCGGGGGTACTCCCTCCTTGCTCGATCCTGCCAAGGTTAATCAAGTGCTGGAAACCATTCACAAACATTTCACGGTGGTAGATTTACCTGAAATAACAATTGAAATAAACCCCGACGATGTTTCAAAATACTATGCAAAACAACTAAACCAGACACAAGTAAACAGAGTCAGCCTGGGCATTCAGGCTTTTTACAACTATCACCTTCGATTAATGAACAGACGGCACAAGGTAATGGGTGCATTAAAAGCTGTTGATATTTTACAAGCCGAAGGTTACGACAATATTAGTATTGATTTGATTTACGGGTTACCCGAAATGACAAAGGCAGAATGGGAAAAGACACTCAATAAAGCCGTAAAAATGAATATTCAGCATATTTCAGCATACCATTTAACCTATGAAGAAGGTACCGTATTTGACAAACTCAGAAAAAACGGGACGCTCATACCGCCTGATGAAGATATAAGCCTGTGGCAATTTAATACAATGACCGATTTCCTTGAAAACAACGACTTCATTCAATACGAAATATCCAATTTTGGTAAAATGGGCAGGTTCTCCAAGCACAATATCAATTACTGGCAAAACAAACCCTACCTTGGGCTCGGGCCAGCAGCACACAGCTTTGACGGAGAATCACGTTACTGGAACATATCTGATATTAGTAAATACCTGCGCATTGAAAGAAAAAACGACGATATCAGAGAAAAAGAAATACTCACTGCATCGGACCGATTTAATGAATACCTGATGACCGGGTTACGCACTTATTGGGGTATAGATATAGCCCATATTGAGCAACATTTCCCGGATAAAAATTCTGATGGATTGCTTAAAACCATAGGAAAATATATAGAATCGGGACACATCAAAGCAGAAGGAAACAAATATTACCTTACCCGAAAAGGAATGTTTATCAGCGATAAAATCACAGCAGAACTATTCGTTTAA
- a CDS encoding VanZ family protein has translation MALKPRNSNVFISNRKLFDWSLLFLWVLIITSLSLLPNHKVAVGFFNFNQADKIFHFIFYFGFAILLFRLLYNTTMKIGNSLLIIAAVIPIVYSGIIELAQEYLVASRNAEFFDFAVNIAGAVAAIIFYRFILRVEFNRFYTKELS, from the coding sequence ATGGCTTTAAAACCGCGAAACAGTAATGTTTTTATCTCAAACCGGAAGCTTTTTGACTGGTCTTTACTTTTTTTATGGGTGCTGATAATCACATCCTTAAGCCTACTCCCAAATCATAAAGTTGCGGTTGGTTTTTTTAACTTTAACCAGGCAGATAAAATTTTTCATTTTATATTTTATTTTGGCTTTGCCATATTGCTTTTCAGGCTATTGTATAATACTACAATGAAAATAGGGAATAGCCTTTTGATTATAGCAGCTGTTATACCCATAGTTTATAGTGGAATTATTGAGCTTGCGCAGGAGTATCTGGTAGCATCCAGAAATGCAGAATTTTTCGATTTTGCAGTTAACATAGCCGGAGCGGTCGCTGCTATAATATTCTACCGATTTATTTTGAGGGTAGAGTTTAATCGATTTTACACTAAAGAACTTTCCTGA